A stretch of DNA from Streptomyces rubradiris:
GACTACAAGGCCATGGTCGCCTACGCGCAGAAGTACTGGAGCAGGTACAACCCGGACTACCCGAACTTCAACGGGCACGGTGCCGGCGGCGACTGCACCAACTTCGTCAGCCAGGCCCTGAAGGCGGGCGGCTGGAAGCACGTGCCCGGGTACACGTACGACTTCCACAAGTGGTTCGGCAACGCCGAGATCCAGTCGGACTCGTTCGTCGGCGTGAACGAGTGGTCCTGGTTCGCCCTGTCGTCCAAGCGGGCCACCAGCCTGGCCAACGTCTACCAGATGGACCTCGGTGACGTGCTCCAGATGGACTTCAACCGGGACGGGTCGAAGGACCACACGATGATCGTCACCTCCCGGGACCGCCGGGGCGTGCCGTACGTGACCTACCACTCGACCAACACCTACAACCGGTCGGTGGCCAGCCTGGTCGCCTCGTACCCGAACGCGGCGTTCTACGCCTACCGGACCTGATCGGGTCCCTGCCGCGGGCCCGGCCGCCGGCCGTCCTCCTCGTGCGGGGAGGGCTCGGAGTGGCGGGCCCGCCAGTACGGGTTGTCGTGCGGCAGCGCGTGCCCTACCCGGCCGTACATGCCGAAGGTCATCAGCAGCAGGCCCACGACGAAGCTGAAGTACACGTTCTGGATCTTGAACGCCAGGAAGTTGCTCGGGGTGTCCAGCAGGCCGAGGAACAGGAAGCCGTTCAGCAGGAACAGCACGCCGAGGACCATGTTCAGGGTGGAGGCGAAGTTCCCCCCGATGGCCGCGCCCACCAGCAGCAGCAGGCCGATGCAGATCGACAGCACGCTGAGCGCGCCGTTGGTGTTCAGCCCGGCGACCTGGTTGCCGCCCGTGCTGAAGAAGCCGATCTGGTCCAGCAGGCCGAGAATGCCGAAGGCGACCAGGAACGCGCCGATCAGGCCCGCCCCGGCGCGGTAGACCCGGTTGAGCCGGTGGTCCACGGGCAGGTGGTCGTCGAGCCGGATCCGCCGGCGTTCCCGGCCCTTCCTCGAATGCACCGCGTGTGTGGCCATGTCCGCCTCCTCGCGCACTAGCGGAGGCCATCCGTCCGTCCCCCCAATATCCGCCACCCCCGCCTGCCCGGCAACACGCGTCCGTCGGCGGCCCGTGCGGCCCGTGCGGCCCGCGTGGCTCAGTGGCCGGTGCCGCGGTCCTCGCGGATGAGGGCCACCGTCCGGGCCACGCTCTGCCGGACCGCCTCCGTCTCGCCGAGGAAGTGCCAGTAGTCCGGGTGGCGCCCGGCCAGGGTGCCGATCGCCCGCTCCAGCCGGGCCACCGCCTCGTCCAGGGGGCGGGCGTGCCGGGGGTCGGGGGTCGTGCGGCCCGCCATCGCCAGCCGCTGGGCGTCCCGGATCGCGAACCGGGTCCGCTCGATCTCCTCCTGCGGGTCCTTCTGCACGGCGTTCAGCCGGGCCAGCCGGTCACCGGCCGCCGACACCGCCTCGTCGGTGGCGTTCAGCAACGCCCGGACGGTCGACAGCAGCGCCGTGGCGTCCGCCCACCGCTGGTCGTCCCGCGCCGCCCGCGCCTCCGCCAGCCTCGCCTCGGCCTGCCGCACGTTGCCGGCCGCCAGCGCGGGCACCTGCTGGAGGTCCTGCCAGCAGGCGGCGGTGAACCGGCGGCGCAGCTCGCTGAGGACCGGTTCCACCTGCTCGGCCCGGGTGGTCAGCGCCTGCGCCCGGGTGCGCAGGGACACCAGCCGGTGGTCGATCTCGGCCGCCCGCTCGGGCAGCCGCTCGGCCTCGGCCCGGATCGCCCCGGCCTCCCGCTGCACCCGCTCGGCCCGCTCCAGCGTGGCGTCCACCCCGTGCTGCCCGGCGCCCTGGTTCAGCCGGGTCAGCTCCGGGGCCAGGGCGGCGAGCCGCGCGGCCAGGCCGTCGGCCCGCAGGTGCTTCGCGCGTACGGCGTCCAGGGCGTCGCTCGCGGCCAGCAGCGACTGCCGGGCCCGCTCCACGGCGGGCGCCAGCCGGGCCAGCCGGGTCTCCGCCTTGTCCAGCAGCGGCCCGAGCGAGCGGCCGAACTCCTCCAGCTCCCGCCGCACCCGCAGCAGTTCGTCCCGGGCCGCGGTCAGCTCGGTGCGCGCCCGCGCGGCCGGACCGGCCTCCAGCGCGTCGCGGTCCAGGTCGTGGGCGTCGACCGCCTCGATGTACCGCCGGCTGGCCTCGTCGACGCGGTGCCCGAGGGCCGCGAAGTCCGTGACGGCGCGGC
This window harbors:
- a CDS encoding DUF4383 domain-containing protein, which produces MATHAVHSRKGRERRRIRLDDHLPVDHRLNRVYRAGAGLIGAFLVAFGILGLLDQIGFFSTGGNQVAGLNTNGALSVLSICIGLLLLVGAAIGGNFASTLNMVLGVLFLLNGFLFLGLLDTPSNFLAFKIQNVYFSFVVGLLLMTFGMYGRVGHALPHDNPYWRARHSEPSPHEEDGRRPGPRQGPDQVR